The segment TCCTGCGCCGCGGCATCGAGCGTGGGGAATTCCGGCCGGTCGACGTCGAGCAGATGGCCCGCGTCATCGCCGCCCCGCTCAGCATGCTCTCGCTGTGGAACCATTCGTTGCGCCCCTTCGAGCCGGACCCCGCCGCGGTCTCCGCCGAATCCTACCTCGACGCCTATCTCGACCTCGTCCTCAACGGGCTGAGGGCCGAACCCAAGGACCGCACCCCATGATCGACGCCGCCCGTTCCGATGGTCTCGCCGCCAAGCCGCGGCGCCGCCTGCTGCTGCCCCTGCTGATCGTCGGGGCTCTGGCCGCGGGCGGCGTCGCCTGGAAGGCCACGAGCAGCCATGACGCGGTCTCCCCGGCGGTGGCCGGTCTGCCCCCGGCGGAGCGGGCGGTGGAGCTGTCGCCCGTCGAGCTGACCCGCATGGCCCCGCGCCGCCTGACCGAACTGGTGCGGCTCAGCGGTTCCGTGAAGCCGATGGAGCAGTCCATGGTGAAGTCGGAGGTCGCCGCCCGGCTGGTCGAGGTTCCGGTGCGCGAGGGGCAGGCCGTCCGCAAGGGCGAGGTTCTGGCCCGCTTCGACACGGTGGAGCTTCAGGCCAAGCTGGACGAGAAGCTGAGCAACCTGGAGGGCGCCAAGGCGCAACTCGTCCTGGCCGACAAGACCCGCGCGAAGAATCTGGCGCTGCGTCAGAAGGACATCGTCTCGGAAACCAACATGGATCAGGCGCAGAGCAGCTTCCGCTTCCAGCAGGCCACCGTCGCGGCGCTGGAGGCGCAGGTGGACCTCGCCCGCAAGGCGCTGCGCGACGCGGTGGTGATGAGCCCGATTGACGGAACGGTGGCCGAGCGGGCGGTCAACCCCGGCGAGACGCTGGCGGTCAACGCCAAGATGTTCTCCGTCGTCGATCTCAGCCGCGTCGAGGTCGAGGCGGCGGTGCCCGCCGACGATGTGGCCCGGCTGAAGCCCGGCCAGACCGTGCGGCTGCGCGTGGAGGGCTTCGGCGAGCGCGACTTCGTCGGCCAGATCGCCCGCATCAACCCGATGGCCCGCGCCGGCACCCGCGCCATTCCCGTCTACATCGTCCTCGACAACGCCGACGGGGCCCTGCGCGGCGGCATGTTCGCCGCGGGCGACGCGGTGGTCGACGAGGTGGAGGGCGCCTTCGCCCTGCCCCCGGCGGCCGTCCGCCACGACCAGGACGGCACCTTCGTGCTGGTCGTCTCCGGCGGACGTGTGGAGCGCCGCAAGGTCGAGGTGCTTGGCGCCTGGGCGCGCGGCGATCTCGTTGAGGTGCGCGGGCTGGCCGACGGCGATCTGGCGGTGACCGCCCCCCTGCCCGGCCTGACCGCCGGGCGGGCCGTCAAGGTCAT is part of the Azospirillum baldaniorum genome and harbors:
- a CDS encoding efflux RND transporter periplasmic adaptor subunit codes for the protein MIDAARSDGLAAKPRRRLLLPLLIVGALAAGGVAWKATSSHDAVSPAVAGLPPAERAVELSPVELTRMAPRRLTELVRLSGSVKPMEQSMVKSEVAARLVEVPVREGQAVRKGEVLARFDTVELQAKLDEKLSNLEGAKAQLVLADKTRAKNLALRQKDIVSETNMDQAQSSFRFQQATVAALEAQVDLARKALRDAVVMSPIDGTVAERAVNPGETLAVNAKMFSVVDLSRVEVEAAVPADDVARLKPGQTVRLRVEGFGERDFVGQIARINPMARAGTRAIPVYIVLDNADGALRGGMFAAGDAVVDEVEGAFALPPAAVRHDQDGTFVLVVSGGRVERRKVEVLGAWARGDLVEVRGLADGDLAVTAPLPGLTAGRAVKVMGS